A single window of Labrus mixtus chromosome 23, fLabMix1.1, whole genome shotgun sequence DNA harbors:
- the ripk3 gene encoding receptor-interacting serine/threonine-protein kinase 3 — translation MAKPSFLSMRTIEDSHLEGWEMIDSGGFGHVYKVKHRQWCSNVAIKLLRLDDSQTLLREINMMYQGSSPHVIQVLGIFRGQLPSNPSSTQLGLVMELMERGSVAFLQKTLTGPPPWPLVFRLAHQVALGINFLHCLCPPVLHLDLKPSNVLLDPFLNAKLTDFGLSRFYHSSTRLSKKDTETEGGGTLPYMPPEAFDVNYKPKQASDIYSYGILLWSIVTGRKPYEYATSGLVRLLIPEGQRPSLDDIRSQVTGVAGLEVLMALMEKCWTGSQNQRPSSHECTTVTEELYKVHKHAMVDVVHHVLKELDQQEEGLVEQVQKVHISEVSVGARREEVNPYNSVLTGPSPVQEMASGRMPNKRPEPRLKDSPPHRPATKCEVDRGSSVMDYNVKKSSVYPILSSQPTRSSVHSSHSRVQNMFPQLLHRCAISSILPCFPSPPSREYYIKMSNVTGIQYGNSSTMHINLHERRRHPTAPPSVNFPSTQPGSRLDKKGS, via the exons ATGGCTAAGCCCAGCTTTCTGTCCATGAGGACTATTGAAGACTCCCACCTGGAGGGCTGGGAGATGATTGACTCTGGAGGTTTTGGACACGTCTACAAAGTCAAGCATCGTCAGTGGTGCTCCAATGTTGCCATTAAACTGCTTCGTTTGGATGACAG TCAAACTTTGCTGCGAGAGATCAACATGATGTATCAAGGGAGCAGCCCGCATGTCATTCAGGTGCTCGGGATCTTCAGGGGTCAACTGCCATCTAACCCATCATCGACACAGCTTGGACTGGTCATGGAGCTCATGGAGAGAGGATCGGTTGCTTTTCTACAG AAAACTTTAACTGGACCTCCACCCTGGCCATTGGTCTTCAGACTGGCTCACCAAGTGGCTTTGGGGATAAACTTCCTCCACTGTCTGTGCCCCCCTGTGCTCCACCTTGACCTGAAGCCCAGCAACGTGCTGCTGGACCCCTTTCTTAATGCCAAG CTTACAGATTTCGGCCTTTCCAGATTTTACCACAGTAGCACGCGGCTTTCCAAGAAGGACACTGAGACGGAGGGGGGAGGGACACTTCCATATATGCCACCAGAGGCATTTGATGTGAACTACAAACCTAAACAAGCCTCTGATATCTACAG TTATGGCATACTCTTATGGTCCATTGTCACAGGGAGAAAACCTTATGAAT ACGCAACATCCGGCTTAGTCCGCCTTCTAATCCCGGAAGGACAACGTCCATCACTGGATGATATCAGGAGCCAAGTGACGGGGGTGGCAGGTTTGGAGGTGCTGATGGCGCTCATGGAGAAATGCTGGACAGGAAGCCAAAACCAAAGGCCCTCGTCCCATG AGTGTACAACGGTGACGGAAGAATTGTATAAAGTGCACAAACATGCAATGGTTGACGTTGTCCATCACGTGCTCAAGGAACTG GATCAACAGGAAGAAGGTTTAGTAGAGCAAGTTCAGAAGGTTCACATCTCCGAGGTGTcag TGGGTGCCAGACGTGAGGAAGTGAATCCGTATAATAGCGTGCTAACAGGGCCTTCACCAGTACAG GAAATGGCTAGTGGGAGGATGCCAAATAAAAGACCCGAACCAAGACTCAAAG ATTCCCCTCCACATCGACCAGCCACTAAGTGTGAAGTCGACCGGGGCAGCTCAGTGATGGACTATAATGTAAAAAAGTCTTCCGTTTACCCCATTTTATCTTCACAGCCCACTCGTTCCAGTGTGCACTCATCCCACAGCAGAGTACAAAATATGTTCCCACAGCTCtta CATCGGTGTGCCATCTCCAGCATTTTGCCCTGCTTCCCCTCCCCGCCTTCACGTGAATATTACATCAAGATGAGCAATGTGACAGGAATTCAGTACGGCAACAGCAGCACCATGCACATCAACCTGCATGAGAGGAGGCGGCACCCGACAGCACCCCCTAGTGTCAACTTCCCGTCCACACAACCAGGAAGTAGATTGGACAAGAAAGGAAGCTGA